The following are encoded in a window of Corynebacterium argentoratense DSM 44202 genomic DNA:
- a CDS encoding D-alanyl-D-alanine carboxypeptidase family protein, whose translation MVDWLGVRASRVGLVALLSAGTVGLVPPAPPATAATPAPRSTAPDTSGCPHRERPEAAADTSEVVAPGSSTPTPPPAPSKPAGGQKMAECGIVAEDGFVVPDILASAWIVYDLDSGEVFATKDPHGRYRPASVIKGLLALEVAERLKLDDPAPVSLDSAEAEGSAVGIHPEGTYTVRDLLNGLLLASGNDAAHALAQLLGGDADTLKAINARARSLGTQDTYAATYSGLDAPGMQTSAYDLALIYQQVFSNEVLLPIFATDHVDFPGWGDRPGYELWNDNGLLYNTEGGFAGKTGYTDDARHTFAGAVERDGRRIAAIVLDTTVDKGRAWEQAEALIDAAYATPEGSEPVGSVRNSLKPADGQDSVREVTSPTRDADAHSTGLGSGVVTGTLALSLTALAVLVVAGVAFAVRRR comes from the coding sequence ATGGTTGACTGGCTAGGCGTGCGCGCCTCACGTGTTGGTTTGGTGGCTCTGCTGAGCGCCGGCACTGTCGGACTTGTTCCGCCTGCTCCGCCAGCTACGGCCGCAACACCCGCGCCGCGCTCCACTGCCCCGGACACCTCGGGATGCCCTCACCGTGAAAGGCCGGAAGCTGCCGCAGACACCTCGGAGGTCGTGGCCCCGGGGTCTAGCACTCCGACTCCCCCGCCGGCCCCCTCTAAGCCCGCCGGTGGCCAAAAGATGGCCGAATGCGGCATCGTTGCTGAAGACGGCTTTGTGGTTCCGGATATTTTGGCCTCCGCGTGGATTGTTTATGACCTCGACTCGGGCGAGGTGTTCGCCACCAAGGATCCTCACGGCCGCTACCGCCCAGCGAGCGTCATCAAGGGTTTATTGGCCCTGGAGGTTGCCGAGCGCCTCAAGCTAGATGATCCTGCGCCCGTCAGTTTGGATTCTGCAGAAGCAGAAGGTTCCGCGGTGGGCATTCACCCCGAAGGAACCTACACGGTGCGGGATTTGCTCAATGGCCTGCTGCTGGCTTCGGGTAATGACGCCGCGCATGCACTCGCCCAACTGCTGGGTGGCGACGCTGACACGTTGAAGGCGATCAACGCGCGCGCTCGTTCTCTGGGCACCCAGGACACCTATGCCGCTACGTATTCCGGTCTGGATGCGCCTGGAATGCAAACCTCTGCCTACGACCTTGCGCTGATCTACCAGCAGGTGTTCAGCAATGAGGTGCTGCTGCCGATCTTCGCCACGGACCACGTCGATTTTCCGGGGTGGGGCGACAGGCCCGGCTACGAGCTATGGAACGACAATGGCTTGCTGTACAATACCGAGGGCGGGTTCGCTGGCAAAACCGGCTACACCGATGATGCTCGGCATACTTTTGCTGGTGCGGTGGAGCGCGATGGGCGTCGTATCGCCGCAATTGTCCTCGACACCACAGTGGATAAGGGGCGCGCTTGGGAGCAGGCCGAAGCACTTATTGACGCCGCGTATGCCACGCCTGAAGGCTCCGAACCGGTTGGCTCCGTGCGCAATTCATTAAAGCCGGCAGATGGGCAGGATTCGGTGCGGGAGGTTACTTCCCCCACCAGAGATGCTGATGCGCATTCCACTGGCTTGGGTTCTGGTGTGGTGACGGGAACGCTAGCGCTGTCCCTCACCGCGCTCGCTGTGTTGGTTGTCGCCGGCGTTGCGTTTGCTGTGCGCCGGCGCTAG
- the yhjD gene encoding inner membrane protein YhjD codes for MAAITRTASENTDEYGIERVRKNEPGFVDKLRDKWPWFDHIMAMQERYASMGGNQYSAGITYFSVLSMFPILMLVFAAAGFVLAARPETLSDIQMHITDSISGDVGSQINEIIDTAINQRSAIAGIGALTALWSGLNWMNNLRYGVSKIWKLDPSDGNFVVKKLWDLVGLIALLVALIIAFGITAAGSSGLTSILLEYLKLDHIVGIDAITRVIAITVGLIANYLVFFWLIIFLPRGKVPVKSAAKAAVIGAIGFELIKQLGSVFFSSAVKNPAGATFGPIIGVMVLLYLIWRILLYSSAWAATTKESLELLELPAPEPAIIRVRTQVAQAPSPKVAGSLFGAGAVAGIAAIIAARRGRK; via the coding sequence ATGGCGGCTATTACCCGTACAGCATCAGAAAACACCGACGAATACGGCATCGAACGCGTCCGTAAAAACGAGCCAGGGTTCGTCGACAAGTTGCGTGACAAGTGGCCGTGGTTTGACCACATCATGGCCATGCAGGAGCGCTACGCAAGCATGGGCGGCAACCAGTATTCCGCCGGCATTACGTACTTTTCAGTGCTGTCGATGTTCCCCATCCTCATGCTGGTGTTCGCCGCTGCCGGTTTCGTTTTGGCTGCCCGCCCAGAGACACTTAGCGACATTCAGATGCACATCACCGACTCCATCAGCGGAGACGTCGGAAGCCAGATTAACGAAATCATCGACACCGCCATTAACCAGCGCAGCGCAATCGCCGGCATCGGTGCCCTGACCGCGCTGTGGTCGGGTCTAAACTGGATGAACAACCTGCGCTACGGCGTATCGAAAATCTGGAAGCTCGACCCCAGCGACGGCAACTTTGTTGTGAAGAAGCTGTGGGACCTCGTGGGTCTGATTGCTCTGCTGGTTGCGCTGATCATCGCGTTCGGTATCACCGCCGCAGGATCCTCCGGCTTGACCTCCATACTGCTGGAATACCTTAAGTTGGATCACATCGTCGGTATCGACGCCATCACCCGGGTTATCGCCATTACAGTCGGACTAATCGCCAACTACCTGGTGTTCTTCTGGCTAATCATCTTCCTGCCCCGCGGCAAAGTTCCGGTGAAATCCGCAGCTAAAGCAGCGGTCATCGGTGCTATCGGCTTCGAGCTGATCAAACAGCTCGGTAGCGTGTTCTTCTCCAGCGCTGTGAAAAACCCAGCCGGTGCGACCTTCGGGCCGATCATCGGTGTCATGGTGTTGCTCTACCTGATTTGGCGCATCCTGTTGTACTCGAGCGCATGGGCAGCCACCACCAAAGAATCACTGGAGCTGCTTGAACTTCCGGCTCCCGAGCCCGCAATCATTCGCGTGCGCACTCAAGTTGCGCAGGCACCGAGCCCTAAGGTCGCCGGTTCACTGTTCGGCGCCGGTGCAGTTGCCGGTATCGCTGCGATCATCGCAGCACGCCGCGGCAGAAAATAA
- the trpS gene encoding tryptophan--tRNA ligase: MSSETITKPERKQRVVSGLQPTSDSYHLGNYLGAVRQFIALQDEYDAFYFIPDLHAITVDQDPKELRHRTLAGVAQLLALGIDPAKSTLFVQSHVPEHAELGWVLTCMTGFGEASRMTQFKDKSAKRGADRTGAGLFAYPMLMAADILLYRPQLVPVGEDQRQHIELTRNLAERFNSRYKKTFVVPEGFIPEGAAKIYDLQDPTSKMSKSGSNPKGIINLLDDPKVSAKRIRSAVTDNDGVITYDKENKPGVSNLLVIQSALTGTSIDKLVEHYDGQGYGVLKVETAEALEAFTTPLKAQFDEYMADTAELEKILADGAEKARSNASKTLADVYERVGFLMPKR; encoded by the coding sequence ATGTCGAGCGAAACCATTACGAAGCCGGAACGTAAACAACGCGTTGTCTCGGGCCTGCAGCCCACCAGCGACTCCTACCACCTCGGAAACTACCTGGGTGCCGTCCGGCAATTCATCGCACTGCAGGATGAATACGATGCGTTCTACTTCATCCCGGACCTGCACGCCATCACCGTCGACCAAGACCCCAAAGAACTGCGCCACCGCACTCTCGCTGGTGTCGCACAGCTTCTAGCCCTTGGTATCGACCCGGCCAAGTCCACACTGTTCGTCCAAAGCCACGTGCCTGAGCACGCGGAGCTTGGATGGGTCTTGACATGCATGACCGGCTTCGGCGAAGCGTCCCGCATGACCCAATTTAAGGACAAGTCCGCCAAGCGCGGAGCAGACCGCACCGGGGCAGGCCTGTTCGCCTACCCCATGCTGATGGCCGCAGACATCTTGCTGTACCGCCCCCAGCTTGTTCCCGTGGGTGAAGACCAGCGCCAACACATCGAGCTCACCCGCAATCTCGCGGAACGCTTCAACTCCCGCTACAAGAAAACATTTGTCGTACCCGAAGGGTTCATCCCCGAAGGTGCCGCGAAGATTTACGACCTGCAGGACCCAACCTCGAAGATGAGTAAGTCGGGTTCCAACCCCAAGGGCATCATCAACCTGTTGGACGATCCAAAGGTCTCTGCAAAGCGGATCCGTTCCGCAGTGACCGACAACGACGGCGTCATCACCTATGACAAAGAAAACAAGCCCGGCGTGTCCAACCTGCTTGTCATCCAGTCTGCGTTGACGGGAACCTCCATAGACAAGCTCGTTGAACACTACGACGGCCAGGGCTACGGCGTGCTCAAGGTTGAGACTGCGGAGGCACTCGAAGCCTTCACCACACCGCTCAAAGCCCAGTTTGACGAGTACATGGCGGACACCGCAGAGCTGGAAAAGATCCTGGCTGACGGCGCAGAAAAAGCACGCAGCAACGCTTCTAAGACCCTTGCGGACGTCTACGAACGCGTTGGGTTCCTCATGCCTAAGCGTTAA
- a CDS encoding C40 family peptidase yields the protein MTPAPLTDILHVVGLIERALPVANVVLAPPTLPDLSAAEHLAQQLGGHATRYMRAHHELAAAAATISDVAAQAQPLIMAAQADIVGEAQRLLALAQQDIIGMLNPVPGAAAAALLSAQSRAGELISYAISRLTQLGDDLSPLTQRLHAIAASDGQTAPPPTHPTATSPDAPVAPLSSTIAHSSGGHAGARAVAAARSQLGVPYVWGGSTPGVGFDCSGLTQWAWRQAGVELPRLAQEQNIGSPVGSHELIEGDLLVWDGHVAMYAGDGTIIEAGNPVSISPLRTTNLGMAFKGYFRPTG from the coding sequence ATGACACCAGCCCCACTGACAGACATCCTCCACGTTGTAGGCCTAATCGAACGTGCCCTTCCCGTAGCCAACGTGGTCCTAGCCCCACCGACTCTGCCGGACTTAAGCGCCGCCGAACACCTAGCCCAACAACTAGGCGGACACGCCACCCGCTACATGCGCGCCCACCACGAGCTAGCTGCGGCTGCGGCAACCATTAGCGACGTCGCGGCGCAAGCCCAACCGCTGATCATGGCCGCCCAAGCAGACATAGTGGGCGAAGCGCAGCGCCTGCTGGCCCTCGCCCAACAGGACATCATCGGCATGCTTAATCCCGTCCCTGGCGCCGCCGCCGCGGCTTTGCTGTCCGCCCAAAGCCGTGCGGGCGAACTGATCTCTTACGCCATCAGCCGCCTGACACAGCTAGGTGACGACCTTTCCCCCTTGACCCAACGGCTGCACGCCATCGCCGCGAGCGACGGCCAGACGGCACCACCGCCAACACACCCCACTGCCACCTCACCAGACGCCCCCGTCGCACCCCTGTCATCCACAATCGCGCATTCTTCTGGCGGGCATGCCGGCGCACGCGCCGTCGCGGCAGCACGCTCCCAGCTCGGCGTTCCTTATGTGTGGGGCGGAAGCACACCCGGCGTCGGCTTCGACTGCTCAGGGCTCACACAATGGGCATGGCGCCAAGCGGGCGTCGAACTTCCACGCCTAGCGCAAGAACAAAACATCGGTAGTCCCGTCGGCAGCCACGAGTTGATCGAAGGCGACCTGCTGGTGTGGGACGGCCACGTTGCGATGTACGCCGGCGATGGCACCATCATCGAAGCCGGCAACCCAGTGAGCATCTCCCCACTGCGCACCACAAATCTGGGTATGGCTTTCAAAGGGTACTTCCGCCCCACAGGGTAG
- a CDS encoding adenosine deaminase: MTTNLSDVTDPKNLSREDIAQLPKVVLHDHLDGGLRAATIVELAEAAGYGKLPTTDPEELEHWFVEAANSGSLPKYLETFDHTTAVMQTAEAIMRVTAEAVVDLAADNVVYAELRFAPEQHQSKGLSLQDIVDAAVAGCQQGEAQAAQQGKQITVRLILCAMRHTDRSVEIAQLTIDNHTPDGYVAGFDIAGPEDGFPPSRHHEAFDMLRRNHVPFTIHAGEAAGRDSLESAVYEGAQRIGHGARVYEDFSADLDGIQAGRLSSYIRDRRTPLELCPTSNVHTGVVDDLADHPFALLDTMHFAVTVNTDNRLVSGTTMTQEMAVLVEQFNYDLDGLFNVTQNAIEQAFIPQDLREEILNDQIIPGFEKVAGIESDEPEPEATQGRLTQEELDAIDPALLEELGIDPKDFL; this comes from the coding sequence ATGACTACGAACCTTAGTGATGTAACCGACCCGAAGAATCTTTCCCGCGAAGACATCGCCCAACTGCCTAAGGTTGTGTTGCACGACCACCTTGACGGCGGACTGCGCGCGGCCACCATCGTCGAGCTCGCCGAAGCCGCAGGCTATGGCAAGCTGCCCACCACTGATCCGGAAGAACTAGAGCATTGGTTCGTAGAGGCAGCCAATTCCGGTTCGCTGCCGAAGTACCTAGAGACCTTTGACCACACGACCGCAGTGATGCAAACAGCAGAAGCCATCATGCGCGTCACCGCCGAGGCAGTGGTGGACCTGGCGGCCGATAATGTTGTTTATGCAGAGCTGCGGTTCGCGCCTGAACAGCACCAGAGCAAAGGCCTAAGCCTTCAAGACATTGTTGATGCCGCGGTGGCCGGGTGCCAGCAAGGTGAGGCGCAGGCTGCACAGCAAGGCAAGCAGATCACCGTCCGGCTGATTTTGTGCGCGATGCGGCACACCGACCGCAGTGTCGAGATCGCCCAGTTGACCATCGACAACCACACACCGGATGGCTATGTTGCTGGGTTTGACATTGCCGGCCCGGAGGACGGGTTCCCGCCGTCGCGCCACCACGAAGCGTTTGACATGCTGCGCCGCAACCATGTGCCGTTTACTATTCACGCCGGCGAGGCCGCTGGCCGTGACTCTTTGGAATCTGCAGTCTATGAGGGCGCGCAGCGGATCGGCCACGGGGCTAGGGTGTATGAGGATTTTTCTGCCGACCTGGATGGAATCCAAGCGGGTCGGTTGAGCAGCTACATTCGTGACCGTCGTACACCGCTCGAGCTGTGCCCAACCTCTAATGTCCACACCGGCGTTGTTGATGATCTGGCTGATCACCCCTTTGCGCTGCTGGATACTATGCATTTTGCGGTCACCGTCAACACCGACAACCGACTGGTGAGCGGAACCACCATGACGCAGGAAATGGCTGTGTTGGTGGAGCAGTTTAACTACGATCTGGACGGGCTGTTCAACGTCACCCAGAATGCGATCGAGCAGGCATTCATCCCCCAGGATCTGCGTGAAGAGATCCTGAATGATCAGATCATTCCGGGGTTTGAGAAGGTAGCAGGCATCGAATCCGACGAGCCAGAACCAGAGGCAACCCAGGGGCGACTAACGCAGGAGGAACTGGACGCCATCGATCCAGCACTGTTGGAAGAACTAGGCATCGATCCTAAAGACTTCCTCTAA
- a CDS encoding MFS transporter, giving the protein MNTPARRPVPLQTQLSDARRTWVMVALALGGFAIGVTEFVSMGLLGLIADDFAITEDQAGRIIAAYALGVVVGAPLIATLTGKLPRRRLLLLLTAGLVIGNGLSAIATTYPMLIVARFIAGVPHGAYFSVAGLSAASMAAQGARGRAIAFLGFGFAFATVGGVPAVQALGAHFHWSLAYAIVTVLAAATLVSLWFLMPHMTQMPSTNARTELSAFTRPQVLLTLLTGAVGFGGMFAVYTYISWTMTQRAGLNIEWMWVVLMAYGLGMLAGNWLGGRLSDRSVEFTVTLALSAIAICLVAFYFTSANAIAGTINFGLIGMFGSVLVPALQVRLMDTAGEAQTLAAALNHSALNFANAGGAALGGAVIAHGFGYSAPALVGAALSVVALGIFIPTAKAAAK; this is encoded by the coding sequence GTGAATACGCCAGCCCGACGCCCTGTACCTCTGCAAACTCAGCTTTCTGATGCCCGCCGCACGTGGGTGATGGTCGCTTTAGCTCTGGGTGGGTTTGCTATTGGTGTCACCGAGTTTGTGTCCATGGGACTGTTGGGTTTGATTGCGGACGATTTCGCCATCACCGAGGATCAGGCAGGTCGTATTATTGCGGCTTACGCTTTGGGCGTAGTGGTTGGTGCACCTTTGATCGCAACATTGACGGGTAAGCTGCCGCGGCGTCGTCTTCTGCTGTTGCTGACGGCTGGGTTGGTGATTGGCAACGGTTTGTCTGCGATTGCGACGACGTATCCAATGCTGATCGTTGCCCGTTTTATTGCAGGTGTTCCCCACGGGGCATACTTCTCGGTAGCGGGGTTGTCGGCGGCATCGATGGCCGCTCAGGGGGCTCGTGGCCGCGCGATCGCCTTCCTCGGTTTCGGCTTCGCCTTCGCTACTGTGGGCGGTGTCCCAGCGGTCCAGGCGTTGGGGGCGCACTTCCATTGGAGTCTCGCCTACGCGATTGTGACGGTGCTGGCTGCTGCAACCTTGGTGAGCTTGTGGTTCCTCATGCCGCACATGACGCAGATGCCTTCGACTAATGCGCGCACCGAATTGTCGGCATTCACGCGTCCTCAAGTTCTGTTAACGCTGCTGACGGGTGCTGTTGGTTTCGGAGGCATGTTCGCCGTATATACGTATATTTCGTGGACGATGACGCAGCGCGCTGGTCTGAACATCGAATGGATGTGGGTCGTGCTGATGGCCTACGGCTTGGGTATGTTGGCCGGAAACTGGTTGGGGGGCCGTCTGTCCGACCGCAGCGTGGAGTTTACGGTGACGCTGGCGTTGTCTGCTATCGCGATCTGTCTAGTCGCTTTCTATTTCACCAGCGCGAACGCGATTGCTGGCACCATCAACTTTGGGCTTATCGGCATGTTTGGTTCGGTTCTTGTTCCCGCGCTCCAAGTGCGTTTGATGGATACCGCAGGCGAGGCGCAGACGCTAGCTGCCGCGTTGAATCACTCTGCGCTGAACTTCGCTAACGCCGGTGGTGCAGCACTTGGCGGTGCTGTGATCGCCCACGGCTTTGGCTATTCCGCACCTGCCTTAGTCGGTGCAGCACTGTCTGTTGTCGCCCTGGGGATTTTTATTCCAACGGCGAAAGCTGCAGCCAAGTAG
- a CDS encoding exodeoxyribonuclease III: MTISSVNVNGIRAAVKQRSETNLGFHAWLESAGSDVVLLQEVRANEKQTLEALAPALDNGWHYVGAEAAAKGRAGVGILSRFELDDVAVGIEGFEDSGRYIQATLRGSELGGEPVTVASLYLPSGSAGTEKQDEKYRFVDVFEGFLTQAARSHTNMVVGGDWNICHRSQDLKNDKTNQKKSGFIASERAFMDAVFGTFPDEASQIDPDKAAEFFGAVDYTPGEVARARTVATEPVWFDVARRLQPEDAPYTWWTYRGQAFDTDAGWRIDYQAATEAMLGHATKAWVDKAAAYDLRWSDHAPLNVTYS, encoded by the coding sequence ATCACCATTTCAAGCGTCAACGTCAATGGCATTCGTGCGGCTGTGAAACAGCGCAGCGAGACAAACCTGGGTTTCCATGCGTGGTTGGAGTCTGCTGGCTCCGATGTTGTGCTACTTCAGGAGGTTCGCGCCAACGAGAAGCAAACCTTGGAAGCCTTGGCCCCGGCGTTGGATAACGGCTGGCATTATGTGGGCGCGGAGGCTGCGGCGAAGGGCCGGGCGGGCGTCGGCATTTTGTCACGCTTTGAGCTTGATGACGTCGCGGTGGGCATTGAAGGATTTGAGGATTCGGGCCGCTACATCCAGGCGACCCTGCGGGGCAGCGAGCTTGGTGGCGAGCCTGTGACGGTTGCTTCTCTGTATTTGCCCAGCGGTAGTGCGGGCACCGAGAAGCAGGATGAAAAGTACCGCTTTGTGGACGTGTTTGAAGGTTTTCTTACCCAGGCGGCTCGAAGCCACACCAACATGGTGGTGGGCGGCGATTGGAACATTTGCCACCGCAGCCAAGATTTGAAAAACGACAAGACCAACCAGAAGAAGTCGGGCTTCATCGCATCCGAGCGAGCCTTCATGGATGCGGTATTCGGGACCTTCCCCGACGAGGCCTCCCAGATTGATCCCGATAAGGCTGCTGAGTTCTTCGGTGCCGTTGACTACACCCCTGGCGAGGTGGCGCGTGCACGCACAGTCGCAACCGAACCCGTGTGGTTTGATGTGGCGCGGCGTCTTCAACCAGAAGATGCGCCCTACACATGGTGGACCTATCGGGGCCAAGCTTTCGACACAGACGCAGGGTGGCGCATCGACTACCAAGCGGCAACCGAAGCGATGCTCGGTCACGCCACCAAGGCGTGGGTGGATAAGGCTGCAGCCTACGACCTCCGCTGGTCCGACCACGCACCGCTCAACGTGACATACAGCTAG